From Chiloscyllium punctatum isolate Juve2018m chromosome 36, sChiPun1.3, whole genome shotgun sequence, the proteins below share one genomic window:
- the LOC140460842 gene encoding uncharacterized protein encodes MGERPFSCHECGKAFSQASNLQTHRRVHTGERPFSCHECGKAFSQASNLQTHRRVHTGERPDSCPECGQAFSNSSHLLTHQRVHTGERPFSCPECGKAFSNSSHLLRHQRVHTGERPFSCPECGKAFSNSSTLLTHQRVHTGERPFSCPECGKAFTNSSNLLSHQQVHTGKRLFPCTECGKAFRYSSHLLTHQRVHTGERPFSCPECGKAFRHSTNLLTHWRVHTRERPFPCPECGKAFSNSSNLLRHQRVHTGERPFSCPECGKAFTRSSYLRSHQRRVHTGERPFSCPECGKAFRYSSTLLSHRRVHTGERPFSCPECGKAFTHVSSLMRHQQNHTGERPFSCPECGKAFTQATTLLTHQRVHTGERPFSCPKCGKAFSSSSTLLTHQRIQTGERPFTCSQCGKGFTCSSNLRSHQRIHTGERPFSCPECGKAFSTSSTLLRHQRIHTGERPFTCSQCGKAFTYSSHLRKHQRVHVPSQGD; translated from the exons atgggggaaaggcccttcagctgccacgagtgtgggaaggccttttcccaggcctccaacctccagacccaccggcgagtccacacaggggagaggcccttcagctgccatgagtgtgggaaggccttttcccaggcctccaacctccagacccaccggcgagtccacacgggggagaggcccgacagctgccccgagtgcgggcaggccttcagcaattcctcccacctgctgacccaccagcgggtccacacgggggagaggcccttcagctgccctgagtgcgggaaggccttcagcaattcctctcacctactgaggcaccagcgggtccacacgggggagaggcccttcagctgccccgagtgtgggaaggccttcagtaattcctccaccctgctgacccaccagcgggtccacacaggggagaggcccttcagctgccctgagtgcgggaaggccttcaccaATTCTTCTAACCTGCTAAgccaccagcaggtccacacgggGAAGAGGCTGTTCCCTTgcacagagtgtgggaaggccttcaggtaTTCTTCTCacttgctgacccaccagcgggtccacaccggggagaggcccttcagctgccccgagtgtgggaaggccttcaggcaTTCCACTAACCTGCTGACCCACTggcgggtccacaccagggagaggccgttcccctgccccgagtgcgggaaggccttcagcaattcctctaacctgctgaggcaccagcgggtccacacgggggagaggcccttcagctgccccgagtgtgggaaggccttcacccgCTCCTCCTACCTGCGGAGCCACCAGCGA cgtgtccacacaggagagaggcccttcagctgccccgagtgcgggaaggccttcaggtaTTCCTCCACCCTGTTGagccaccggcgggtccacacgggggagaggcccttcagctgccccgagtgtgggaaggcctttacccacgtctcctccctgatgaggcaccagcagaaccacacgggggagaggcccttcagctgccccgagtgtgggaaggcctttacccaggccaccaccctgctgacccaccagcgggtccacacgggggagaggcccttcagctgccccaagtgcgggaaggccttcagcagttcctccaccctgctgacccaccagcggatccagaccggggagaggccgttcacctgctctcagtgcgggaagggcttcacgtgctcctccaacctgcggagccaccagcgtatccacacgggggagaggcccttcagctgccccgagtgcgggaaggccttcagcacatcctccaccctgctgagacaccaacggatccacaccggggagaggccattcacctgctctcagtgtgggaaggccttcacctactcctcccacctgcggaagcaccagcgagttcacgtgccatcgcagggggattga